A genomic segment from Panthera tigris isolate Pti1 chromosome A1, P.tigris_Pti1_mat1.1, whole genome shotgun sequence encodes:
- the PCDH9 gene encoding protocadherin-9 isoform X5, protein MDLRDFYLLAALIACLRLDSAIAQELIYTIREELPENVPIGNIPKDLNISHINAATGTSASLVYRLVSKAGDAPLVKVSSSTGEIFTTSNRIDREKLCAGASYAEENECFFELEVVILPNDFFRLIKIKIIVKDTNDNAPMFPSPVINISIPENTLINSRFPIPSATDPDTGFNGVQHYELLNGQSVFGLDIVETPEGEKWPQLIVQQNLDREQKDTYVMKIKVEDGGTPQKSSTAILQVTVSDVNDNRPVFKEGQVEVHIPENAPVGTSVIQLHATDADIGSNAEIRYIFGAQVAPATKRLFALNNTTGLITVQRSLDREETAIHKVTVLASDGSSTPARATVTINVTDVNDNPPNIDLRYIISPINGTVYLSEKDPVNTKIALITVSDKDTDVNGKVICFIEREVPFHLKAVYDNQYLLETSSLLDYEGTKEFSFKIVASDSGKPSLNQTALVRVKLEDENDNPPIFNQPVIELSVSENNRRGLYLTTISATDEDSGKNADIVYQLGPNASFFDLDRKTGVLTASRVFDREEQERFIFTVTARDNGTPPLQSQAAVIVTVLDENDNSPKFTHNHFQFFVSENLPKYSTVGVITVTDADAGENKAVTLSILNDNDNFVLDPYSGVIKSNVSFDREQQSSYTFDVKATDGGQPPRSSTAKVTINVMDVNDNSPVVISPPSNTSFKLVPLSAIPGSVVAEVFAVDIDTGMNAELKYTIVSGNNKGLFRIDPVTGNITLEEKPAPTDVGLHRLVVNISDLGYPKSLHTLVLVFLYVNDTAGNASYIYDLIRRTMETPLDRNIGDSSQPYQNEDYLTIMIAIVAGAMVVIVVIFVTVLVRCRHASRFKAAQRSKQGAEWMSPNQENKQNKKKKRKKRKSPKSSLLNFVTIEESKPDDAVHEPINGTISLPAELEEQSIGRFDWGPAPPTTFKPNSPDLAKHYKSASPQPAFHLKPDTPVSVKKHHVIQELPLDNTFVGGCDTLSKRSSTSSDHFSASECSSQGGFKTKGPLHTRQCNSHSKSDNIPVTPQKCPSSAGFHIQENEESHYESKWPWVYSQEEPHLTDLLMVSAMVACLMDSTKPCCGPAPAN, encoded by the coding sequence atGGACCTGAGGGATTTTTACCTGTTGGCTGCTCTGATTGCCTGTTTAAGGCTGGATTCCGCAATAGCTCAAGAACTTATTTACACTATTAGAGAGGAATTGCCTGAAAATGTGCCCATAGGAAACATACCAAAGGATCTGAACATTTCTCACATCAATGCTGCCACAGGGACCAGTGCCAGCCTTGTCTACAGACTGGTTTCTAAAGCTGGGGATGCCCCTTTGGTGAAAGTATCCAGTAGCACTGGGGAAATTTTCACAACCTCCAATAGAATAGACAGAGAAAAACTCTGTGCTGGAGCCTCTTATGCTGAGGAGAATGAGTGTTTCTTTGAACTTGAGGTAGTGATCCTCCCCAATGATTTTTTCAGgctgatcaaaataaaaataattgtcaagGATACCAATGATAATGCCCCCATGTTTCCATCCCCTGTCATCAATATTTCCATTCCAGAAAACACTTTGATCAACAGCCGCTTTCCAATTCCATCAGCAACAGATCCTGACACAGGCTTCAATGGTGTACAGCATTATGAATTGTTAAATGGGCAGAGTGTTTTTGGACTGGATATCGTGGAAACTCCGGAGGGAGAGAAGTGGCCGCAATTGATTGTTCAGCAAAACTTGGACAGAGAACAGAAAGATACCTATGTGATGAAAATCAAAGTAGAGGATGGAGGCACTCCACAGAAATCCAGCACGGCCATACTGCAGGTCACAGTAAGTGATGTAAATGACAACAGGCCAGTGTTTAAAGAGGGTCAAGTGGAGGTGCATATTCCAGAGAATGCTCCTGTGGGCACCTCTGTAATTCAGCTCCATGCCACTGATGCAGATATAGGCAGTAATGCTGAAATCCGGTACATTTTTGGTGCCCAGGTCGCCCCTGCAACCAAAAGGCTCTTTGCTTTAAATAATACTACTGGGCTGATTACAGTTCAGAGGTCCCTAGATCGAGAGGAGACAGCCATTCACAAAGTGACAGTGCTGGCTAGTGATGGCAGCTCCACTCCTGCTCGAGCAACGGTTACCATCAATGTCACTGATGTAAATGATAACCCTCCTAACATAGACCTCAGGTACATTATAAGTCCCATCAATGGCACAGTGTATTTATCTGAGAAAGATCCTGTCAATACTAAGATTGCCCTAATTACAGTTTCAGATAAGGACACAGATGTGAATGGCAAAGTGATCTGTTTTATTGAAAGAGAGGTCCCATTTCATTTGAAGGCAGTATACGATAACCAATATTTGTTAGAGACCTCCTCTTTGTTGGACTATGAGGGCACCAAAGAATTCAGCTTTAAAATTGTTGCCTCTGATTCTGGGAAACCCAGTTTAAATCAGACTGCCCTGGTAAGGGTTAAGCTTGAGGACGAAAATGACAACCCACCAATTTTCAACCAGCCTGTAATTGAGCTGTCAGTTTCTGAAAACAACCGACGTGGGTTATACTTAACAACTATTAGTGCCACAGATGAAGACAGTGGGAAAAATGCGGACATTGTTTATCAGCTTGGACCGAATGCCTCCTTCTTTGATTTGGACCGAAAGACAGGAGTTTTGACAGCCTCCAGAGTCTTTGACAGAGAAGAACAGGAGCGGTTCATTTTTACAGTAACTGCCAGGGACAATGGAACCCCTCCCCTCCAAAGCCAAGCGGCCGTGATAGTTACTGTTCTGGATGAGAATGACAATAGCCCCAAGTTTACTCAtaatcattttcaattttttgtgtctGAGAATCTGCCAAAGTATAGTACTGTGGGGGTAATCACAGTGACAGATGCAGATGCTGGAGAGAATAAAGCTGTGACTCTCTCCATTCTAAATGACAATGATAATTTTGTGCTGGATCCCTATTCTGGAGTCATAAAGTCAAATGTCTCATTTGATAGAGAGCAGCAGAGTTCCTACACTTTTGATGTCAAAGCCACTGATGGAGGACAACCACCTCGTTCCTCCACTGCAAAAGTAACTATCAATGTCATGGATGTCAATGACAATAGCCCAGTTGTCATTTCTCCACCTTCCAACACTTCTTTTAAGTTGGTACCCCTCTCAGCCATTCCTGGCTCTGTGGTAGCAGAAGTTTTTGCAGTGGATATCGACACTGGGATGAACGCCGAACTGAAGTATACAATTGTGAGTGGGAACAACAAAGGCTTGTTTCGGATCGATCCAGTAACAGGTAACATCACTCTGGAAGAGAAGCCAGCACCTACTGATGTGGGCTTGCACCGTTTGGTGGTCAATATAAGTGACCTGGGATACCCTAAGTCTTTGCACACACTCGTGCTTGTTTTTCTTTACGTTAATGACACTGCTGGGAATGCCTCCTATATCTATGACTTGATTCGCAGGACTATGGAGACCCCACTGGATAGGAACATAGGGGACAGTAGCCAACCCTATCAAAATGAGGACTATCTCACCATCATGATTGCCATCGTCGCAGGGGCCATGGTGGTCATAGTGGTGATCTTCGTCACTGTCCTGGTGCGATGTCGCCATGCATCGAGGTTCAAAGCAGCTCAGAGGAGCAAGCAAGGTGCTGAGTGGATGTCCCCAAACCaggagaacaaacaaaacaagaaaaagaaaaggaagaaaagaaagtctcCCAAGAGCTCTCTTTTGAACTTTGTTACAATTGAAGAGTCCAAACCTGACGATGCAGTTCACGAACCTATCAATGGGACAATAAGTCTGCCCGCTGAGCTGGAGGAGCAAAGTATAGGAAGATTTGACTGGGGCCCAGCCCCTCCAACAACCTTCAAGCCTAACAGCCCTGACCTGGCCAAGCACTACAAATCTGCTTCTCCACAGCCTGCTTTTCATCTTAAACCAGACACTCCGGTTTCCGTGAAAAAGCATCATGTGATTCAGGAACTCCCTTTGGACAACACCTTTGTCGGGGGTTGTGACACCCTCTCCAAACGCTCTTCCACTAGTTCAGATCACTTCAGTGCCTCAGAGTGCAGTTCCCAAGGAGGCTTCAAGACAAAGGGCCCCTTACACACCAGACAG